A window of Lysobacterales bacterium genomic DNA:
CGGTATAGCCGAACATTTCGAGGTAGGCGTGGTTGGCGCGGATGTGCATGCCTTCGTGAGCGTAGGCGATGGGGTCGCGCGATGAGTCGATCAGCGCGTCGCAGCGGCGCGCGGTTTCGCGCAGGGCTTCCTCCAGCCGCTGCTGGCTGCGCCGCGCCTCGGTGGCAAGCCAGGCGTGCTTGAGCGTTGGCAGGATCTGCTCCGGTCGCTGGCGCAGCACGATGTGGAAGGCACCCTGTGCACACGCTTCAAGCACGGTCGCTTCATCAATGCCTGAGTGGCTGGCAACCAGGGCCGCATGGCGGCCGGCCTTGCGCACCGCTTGCGCAACTTCGGCGAAAGGCAGGCGCTTGCCGCCCCAGGCCGCGATCACGAGGTCGGGCTGCTGTTTGCCGAGCTGATCGACAAGCTCATCAATGGTTTCGGGGCGAGCGCTGCGAACGGCGATGCCGCCATTGCGCAATGCGCTGACGATCGACTCTGCGTCTTCGAGGTTGTCCTCGATCTGCAGCAGTCGGATCACGGTTTCCTGTTTGGCCATCGAACTCCCTTGAAACTGCGATTGCGACGGGCACGCAGCCGAAGCTGCCTGCCTGCCGGACCCGCCCCCCAACGGACCTTTGGCTGGTGATGCTGCCGGCGCCGGGCGATGCCATCCATCGCGCCCTGCGCGCCGCAGGTCGGCCCAACGCTAACGCTGGCCGCCTGTTCTGCAAGACATCGGAGTGTGTCCAAATCGCGAGGAGTGCGCAAACGCCCATCGCGCTCCGTCGTTCACCTTGTTAGGAGCTTCACGTTTCGGCCGTGAGCACCAGCGGCAGTTTGCTGTTGGCTCCCGCACGCTCGCGTACCAGCTTGGGCACGAGGTAGCCGGGCAGCCGCCCGCGCAGCGCGGCCTCCAGCGCCAGCGCTTCGGTGTCGGGCACCTCGAAGTGCGCGGCACCGGCAACGCGGTCTAGCTGGTGCAGGTAGTAGGGCAGAGCGCCGGCAGCAAAGCTCGCCTCAGCGAGGTCGACCTGAGCCTCGACCGTGTCATTGATGCCGCGCAGCAGCACCGCCTGGTTCAGCACGGTCAGGCCCGCCGCTCGCAGCGCGGACAGCGCGCGGGCGACCGAGGCATCGAACTCGCGGCCGTGGTTGGCGTGAATCACCATCACCTTCTGCAGGGGCAGGGCGGCCAGCCAGTCGATGAGATCGGTATCGACGCGCTCGGGCAGCACCACCGGCAGCCGGCTGTGAAGACGCAGGCGGCGCACCTGCGGCAGGGCGAGCAGCTGCGCGCTGAGTTCGCGCAGCTTGGCGGTCGACAGCGACAGCGGATCGCCGCCGCTCAGGATCACCTCGTCAACGCTCGGATCGGCCTCCAGCGTGTCGAGCGCAGCCTGCCAGGCGTTCGCGGCCGCACTGTCTTCCGCGTAGGGGTAGTGGCGGCGGAAGCAGTACCGACAGTGCACGGCGCAGCTGCCCGTGGCCACCAGCAGGGCGCGGCCCTGGTACTTCTGCAGCACGCCGCGACCGCTGCGGGCCGCCGTGTCGCCCACGGCATCAAGCCCGAAACCTTCGACCTCAAGGGTCTCCAGATCGAGCGGCAGCACCTGGCGCAGCAGCGGGTCGTGGGGGTCGCCGTGGCGCATGCGCGCGACAAAGCCGCGCGGCACCCGCAGCGGAAAGCCGGCCGCATCCGCGGGCAGGCGTTCGGCCAGCGCTTCCAGCCCCAGTACATGCAGCAGCTCCAGGGGATCCGTGATGGCGTCCCGCCACAGTCGACGCCAGTCGCCGGACGAGCCCTCGGTCGCGGCGGGCTGCGCGCTCCGCGGGTTTGCGCTTATCATTTCGCCTCTTTGGCCGGCGATTCGCCGGCGATCACCGAAAACCCGATAGTTTAGCCGCAGCCTGCGGCTCGAACTTCATTACTCCGGAGCACGCATGGCCACCTACGGTCTGAACGACGTCAAGAACGGACTCAAGATCATCCTGGACAGCGACCCCTACGTCATTGTCGAGGCCGAGTTCATCAAGCCGGGCAAGGGCCAGGCCTTCACCCGCATCCGCGTGCGCAACCTGAAGAACGGCCGCACCACGGAGAAGACGCTGAAGGCCAACGAAACGGTAGAAGGCGCCGACGTCGTCGATACCGACATGCAATACCTGTACAGCGACGGCGAGTTCTGGAACTTCATGCAGCCCGACAGCTTCGAGCAGTTCAGCGCCGACGCCACCGCCATGGGCGATGCGGCCAAGTGGCTGAAGGGCGAGGAGATGTGCGTGATGACGCTTTGGAACGGCGCACCACTGTCGGTGGCCCCGCCGAACTTCGTCGAGCTGCAGATCGTCGAGACCGACCCCGGCGTGCGTGGCGACACGGCCTCGGGCGGCGGCAAACCGGCCAAGCTCGAAACCGGTGCCGTGGTGCGCGTACCGCTGTTCATCGAGAACGGCGAATTCATCCGCTGCGACACCCGAAGCGGCGAATACGTGAGCCGAGTCAAGTAAGCCCCTCCGACCCGGCCCTGCGCCGGGTCGGTGCTATAGGGCGACTGGAAACCGTACAGGAGGCATGGAGCGCATGCGTGAGATCGACCTGCTGATCGAGGCCGGCTGGGTGGTGCCCGTCGAGCCGCATGCCGTGGTGCTGGAGCAGCACGCCGTGGCGGTGGACGCCGGCCGCATCGTCGAGCTGCTGCCGATCCCGGCGGCGCGCGCGCGCTACGCCGCCCGCGAGACCGTGAGCCGTCCCAGGTCCGTGTTGATTCCGGGCCTCGTCAACGTCCACGTGCACAACCCCATGACCCTGATGCGCGGCTTGGCCGATGACCTGCCGCTGATGACCTGGCTGAACGATCACATCTGGCCGGTCGAGGGCGCGGTGATCGGCCGCGAGTTCGTCGGCTGCGGCGTCGAACTGGCGGTGGTTGAGATGCTGCGCGGCGGCACCACCACCTGCAACGAGAACTACTTCTTCCCTGATGCCGCCGCCGCCACCTACCGGCGGATGGGCTTCCGCGCCTGCGTCGGCCTGCCGGTGATCGATTTCCCCACCGCCTGGGCCGCCTCGGACGACGAGTACTTCGACAAGGCCCTGGAGCTGCACGACGCCCTGCGCGGCGACGCCCTGGTCAACACCGCCTTCGTGCCGCATGCGCCCTACACGGTGAAGGACGCGAGCTTCGAACGCATCCGCCTGCTCGCCGACCAGATGGGCCTCGTCGTGCACTGCCACGTGCATGAAACTGCGCAGGAGATCGAGGACTCGCTCAAGCAGTACGGGCAGCGCCCGCTGGCACGCCTGCAGCGGCTGGGCCTGGTGAACTCGCAGCTGCTGGCCATCCACATGACCCAGCTCACGCCCGCCGAAATCGAGCTGTGCGCGGCCCAGGGCGTGTCGATCGGCCATTGTCCGGAATCCAACCTCAAGCTGGCTTCGGGCTTCTGCCCGATCGAGGCCCTGCGCCGCGCCGGCGCCAACATCGCACTCGGCACCGACGGCTGCGCCAGCAACAACGATCTCGACATGTTCGGCGAGATGCGCACCGCCGCGTTGCTGGCCAAGGGCGTGGCGATGGATGCCGCGGCACTTGATGCCCCCAGCGCGCTGCGCATGGCCACCCTCGGCAGCGCCCGGGCGATGGGGATGGAAGACACCATCGGCTCGATCGAGCCCGGAAAAGCGGCTGACCTCGTGCTTGTCGATCTCGATCAGCCCGAATCGCAGCCGTTCTACAACGTGATCTCGCAGCTGGTGTACGCCGGCGCGCGCCAGCAGGTCAGCGATGTCTGGATCAACGGTCGCGCGCGCCTGCGCGATCGCCAGCTGGTCGATGTCGATCTCGAAGCCTTGATGGCGCGCGTGGCTGAATGGCGCACGCGGATCGCCGGCATTCCGCGCCGCCACTGAGCGCGCGCGGCCGCAGCCGAATCTTCAATGCCTATTGCGCAGTGGCGTCCCCTGCGCACTGGAGTCACCGATGAACCCCCCCGCTGTGAACCAAAGCTCGCGCCGCGAGAACGTCGACCCCGCCGAGCTTGCGCGCTTCGGCCAGCTGGCCGCGCGCTGGTGGGACCCGAACGGGGAAGCCCGGCCCCTGCACGACCTGAATCCCGCGCGTCTCGGCTACGTCGCCGAGCGCGTGGGACTGGATGGTGCCGAGGTGCTCGACGTCGGCTGCGGAGGCGGTCTGCTGTCCGAGGCGCTGGCCTCGCGTGGCGCCAGCGTCACCGCCCTGGATCTGTCTCCCGAAGTGCTGGAGGCGGCGCGACTGCACCTGTACGAATCCGGGCTGAAGGTCGACTACCGCGAGCAGTCGGTCGAGTCGCTGGCCGAGCATTGCCCTGCGCGCTTCGACGCCATCACCTGCATGGAGATGCTCGAACACGTCCCCGACCCGGCTTCGATCGTCGAGGCCTGTGCCCGATTGCTCAAGCCCGGCGGTCGTCTGTTCCTGTCGACCTTGAACCGCACGCCTGCAGCCTTTGGGCTCGCTATTGTCGGCGCCGAGTACGTGATGCGCCTGCTGCCGCGCGGCACCCACCGCTACGCCCAGTTCATCCGTCCGTCCGAGCTCGCCGGCGCACTCCGTCGCGCGAGCCTGGAGCTGGAGGACGTCAGCGGCCTGCACTACAACCCGCTGACGCGTTCGGCGACGGTGGGGGGGCACACCCAGGTCAACTACCTCGCCTGTGCAGTCAAGCCGGAGGCGGGCCGTGGCTGAGCGTGGGGCGGTGCTGTTCGATCTCGACGGCACCCTGGTCGACAGCGCCGCCGATTTGCTGCATGCAGCGAACGTGCTGCGCGCGCGGCGCGGGCTTGAGGCCCTCGCGATGGGGCGCTTTCGGCCCTTCGTTTCGCGTGGCGCGCGCGCCATGCTGGGCGCCTCGTTGCCGGGATTCGCGCCCGAGGACGAATCGACCTTGGCCGAGTTCCTGAACGTCTATGCCGCGGCGGTGGCCGCGCATTCGTGTCTCTTCCCCGGCGTCGCCGCGCTGCTTGATGCGATCGAAACCCGGGGCCTGCGCTGGGGCATCGTCACCAACAAGGCCGAAGGCCTGGCCCGCCCGCTCTGCGAGGCGCTGGGCCTGTTGCCGCGCTGCGCGGTGCTGATTGGCGGCGACAGCCTGCCGCAGCGCAAGCCGCACCCCATGCCCCTGCTGGAAGCCTGCCGGCGCATCGACGCCGCGCCGGCCGCCAGCCTGTACCTGGGCGACGACCCGCGCGACATCGAGGCCGCGCACGCGGCCGGCCTGCGTGGCATCGCCGTGGACTGGGGCTACTTCGACCCGGCGCATCCGCCGGCGGCCTGGGGCGCACAGCGGGTGATCAGCGCCCCGCTGCATGTGCTGGACGAGCCCCTGCTGCGCGAGCGTGCGGTATGAGCGAGGCCAGCCTGCAGGCGCAGATCCAGAAGCTGGAGGCGCGTCGTCCCGAACTGGCCCAGCAGACGATCTTCCTGCCGGCCGCGCAGCGCGATCGCATCGCGCTCTGGTATGCCTTGCAGGACGAGATCGAGGAGGCCTGCTTCGAGCTTTCCGAACCCTTCATTGCCCACACCAAGCTGGGCTGGTGGGCGGAGGAGCTGGAGCGCGGAGCGCGCGGCGAGGGGCGTCATCCGCTGGTGCAGGCCTTTTTTGATTTGCCAGCCGCACGCGCGGCGGACGCCGCACTGTGGCGCGGTTTGCCGCATGCGGCCCTCGGTCTGATCGAGCGTGAGTTGGCGCCGGGCTCGGTCGAACAGTCGCTGTCGGCGCTGCGCCCCTTGGCGTTCGCTTTGGATCAGCTGGAGCGCGCGCTGTTCGGCGGTGACAGCGCGGAATCGGACATTGCCATCGAGCTGCTGCTGCGTCGCCAGCAGCGCGCCGCGCTGGGGCACCACGCGCAGGCCCGGCTGCCGCGCAACCTGCTGGCCCGGCATGGGCTGGCGCCCTCGCACCTGGCCGAGCCCGACAAGCGCACCGAACGCGCTGCGTTTGCGCGGGATTTCGCGGCGGCACTGCGTGAGCAGCGCGCCTCCACAGGCAGCCGCAGCGCGCGGCCACGAGCGCTGCAGACGGCTGTGTTGACGTGGCAGTTGAGTCGGCTGTCGCGCCACGGCGAGCTTGCGCCGCCGCGCGGCTTCGGCCTGATGCTTGCGCTGTGGCGGGCCGCCCGCGGCAGCGCGCCGCTGCCCGGCTGAGGTGCTTCGCGGGACACAGTGTTGTCGCCTGTGTGCGAGAGCGCTCAGCTCGCAGCCGGTATAGTCGCGCGCAGCCCCTGGAACGCCGACTCTGCCCGGCGCCGTGGTGCCTTCGGGTCCGCAGCAAATGTGCATGCACGATCGTGAAGGCTTGACGTGAAGGCGACAGCCCCCCACCTAAGGTGCAGCCGGCCAATCCCATGACCGATTACGAGGAGACACCTGTGTCCCCACCCATTGCCGACAACGCCGTGCGCGCAATGCCCGACATCGCCTCCGAAGCCAAGCCCGCCGTTGCTGGCGTGCTCGATTGGGTGGGCATGGGGCAGATCGAAGTGCCGGTGAGCGTGGCCAACGCCGAAGGGCAGACGGTCACTTCGGGAGCGCGCGTTACCGCCTTCGTCAACCTGAAGCGTCCAGACGTGCGCGGCATCCATATGTCGCGGCTGTACCTGCACGTCGACAAGACCCTCTCGAACGAGGCGCTGTCGCCGACCAGCCTGCGCCGTCTGCTGAAGGACTTCCTCGAGTCGCATGCGGAGCTGTCTGACCGTGCCTTCGTGCGCGTCGAGTTCGAGCATCTGGTGCGCCGCCGCGCGCTGAAGAGCGACAACTCCGGCTGGAAGAGCTACCCCTGCGTGATCACGGGCCTGATGGAGCACGGCCAGTTCCAGGTCGAGCTGTCGGTGCAGATTCCGTACTCCAGCACCTGCCCCTGTTCGGCGGCGCTGGCGCGGCAGCTCATCCAGGAGCAGTTCCAGACGGACTTCCCTTCGGGCGCGGGCATCGACCGGGACTCCGTCCTGGCGTGGCTGGGCACCGAGCGAGGTATTCGCGCCACGCCGCACAGCCAGCGGTCCACGGCCGAGGTTCGCGTGCGCCTGCTGCCCTCGTTTGCCAACTTCCCGATCATCGACGTGATCGACCGCGTCGAGGGCGCGCTGAAGACACCAGTGCAGTCTGCGGTGAAGCGCGAGGACGAGCAGGCCTTCGCGTTGCTGAACGGCGAGAACCTGATGTTCTGCGAGGACGCCGCGCGTCGCATGCAGGCCGCTTTGAACGCTGACGAGCGCATCGCCGACTTCTGGGTGCGCGCCTCGCACTACGAAAGCCTGCATCCGCACAACGCGGTGGCGGTGGCGGTGAAGGGCGTGCCCGGTGGCTATGCAAGCGGCCTGGACTGGATCGCCCGGCTCTCCGAGCACCATTGAGCCGAAAGCACCCCGCAACGAGAACCCCGGCCTTGTGCCGGGGTTTTCGTTTTCAGCGCGGGCCCGCGCTTACCAGAACGGCCGCCACCACGGACCCCAGTAGGGCGAGCGGAAGGGATAGGCATAGCGGTGGTCGATGCGTTCCTCGCGCTCTTCCCACAGGTAGACGACTTCGGCATCGAGTCGCGGATAGTTGAAGCTGTAGCCGCCAATGGCGCGCGGCTCGAAGCCGCTGATCCGGCCGGTGAAGGTGACATCGCGGCCTTCCGCGAACAGTGCCGGGTCGTAGAAGCCACTGCGGCAGGCGATGAAGCGGCCGTCGGTGACCTCGCGCTTCAACTGCGGCTTGCCGTCCGACCGCAGCGGGCGCGACAGCACGGTGAAGCAGGTGCGGCTTGCCTCAGGCTCGACCGAGATGAGGCTGCCGCCCCAGCGCACGCTGGCCCCCGGCGTGCCCTGTTGGCTGGCCTGCTCCGGGCTGAGGGTGCTGAATTCGCCGCGGATGGGTTTGGGCCCCGAGGCGCAGGCGCTGAGCGCGAGCACCGCGCATGCGATGGGCAGCGAGCGAAGACGTGGACTCATGGCTTGACTCCTGTCGGTGCAGAGGAAGGAACAGTCGCTCGATGCCGTCGCGGGCGGAAGGCTCGCAGCGCGCGGATCAGGCGGGCGCGCTCGGCGTCATCGGCATCGGCAGCGTAACGTTGGGCACTGTAAGCCCGAGTGAGTTCAAGCAGATCCGCGGCCAGCCGGGGCAGCGCCGCCGCCGCCCGGCGACCAAAGCTGAGTGGCGCTTCATCGGCGCGGCGCTCGATGCCGAGTTTGCCAAGCCTTCGACAGAACAGCAGCCAGGCCGCGACCAGCGGGTCGGCGCTGCGCGGGCCGCCGCGCAGCACCAGCCAAAGCGTGAGCGCGAGCGCGAGGCCGAACGCCCCGGCCAGCGCCAGCCCGAGCTCGCGCCAGTCGCTGGCATCGATGCCGAAGCTGAGCAGCAGGCTGCGCTGGCGCGCCGCATTGAAGCCGAGCACCAGCGTATTCCAGCCGTGGCGCAGCCAGTCGGCGGCGTCGAGCAGGGGGCCAAGACCCGACTTCCACCCCGACTGGGATTCCGCGTCGATCGAGTTCCCGCCTTCAATCCGCTGCGGGGACACCGCGGCGGTTGGATCGATACGGACCCAGCCGCGCTCGTCCATCCAGATTTCGCTCCAGGCATGCGCATCGGACTGACGCACGAGCACATAGTCGCCGATGGGGTTGTAGAAGCCACCCTGATAGCCGGTGACGACGCGAGCCGGAATGCCCGCCATCCGCATCATCACCGTGAAAGCTGAGGCGAAGTGTTCGCAGAACCCCTCGCGGGTCTGGAACATGAATTCGTCAACGCTGTGCCGACCCAGTGGAGCGGGGCTGAGCGAGTAGCTGAACTCCCGGTTGAACAGCTCCAGCGCTTTTGACACCAGCGCATCGTCGTCGAGCCCCTCAGCTTGCCAGCCTTGAACCAGGGCGAGCGTTTGCGGATTGAACTCCTCCGGCAGCCTCAGCATTTGCCTGCGCATGTGCGCAGACAGCGACGTCGCGACGACGCCTTCGATCGTGGACTCGAGTTCGAAGCGCATGACATCGGTGAGCCGCCTCGCCGAAACCACGCTGTCGTCCTGCAGAAGCTGGAGGCCTTCAGTCGCCGCCAGCGTCCGAGGATCCACCGCGTCAAGACCGACAACCCAGTGACGCTCATTGGGTTCCTGGGTCATCCGATATCGGAATCGCTCGCCTTCGCGAAGGGCTGAAGGCAAGGGCTGCGGCTGCGACAACCATGGCGAGAATGCCCAGGTTCGACCATCGAACTGGGTCAGGACCGGACCTCGCCAATAGAGCCGCTGCTCCTCTGGCCGAGCTCCGATGAACTCGACGCGCAGAACCGGAGTGTCGTCGCCGATCAGATTCAATATGTCGCCGGGACTCATTCGATCGCTCAGGCCGGTCTTCGCCTGATCCGAGTTCTCCGGCAGCCCCCACAGCGGCTGCGGCAGCCGCGGGAAGAGCAGAAAGCCCACCGCCGCCAGCGGCAGCGACAGCAGCATGAGCAGGCCCGTGGCGCGCAGCCGGCGTGCGAGCCCGGGAGCTTCCGTGGGGCTGCCGCTTTCGATTTCGCTGACCCTTGCCAGCGCGGTGAGGATCAGCACCGCCGACAGCAGCGCCAGCAGCAGGGTCAGCGGGCCCTGGTCCTGCAGGAACGCGGCCATGATCGCGAACAGGCTGAAGCTCAGCAGGGCGCGTGCGTCGCGCAGCGTGTTCGTCTCCAGCAGCTTCAGCGCCAGCATGGTGGCCAGCAGGCCGGCGCCCGTGTCGCGGCCGAACTTGAAGCCGTAGATGTAGAGCACCACGCCAGCCACGCCCAGCGTCAACAGCAAACGCAGCCAGGCCGGGATGTGGGCGCCCCGCAGGCCTGCACCGGCGCCGGCCAGGCCCAGCAGCAACAGCAGCGGACCCAGCCAGCCGCTGAGCTGCAAGCCCAGCGGCAGCAGGGCTGCGAGGCCGGCGGCGACGCACCAGCCGAACACCGGCAGCGACAGGCGCGGCAGGGGCGCGGGTTCACGGCCAAGCAGAGCGCCGAAGCGGGCGATCAGCGCGCTCATGGCAGCAGCGCCAGGGCACGCAGGCCCGCGTGCAGGTGCCCGTCGCCGCGCCCGGGGCCGAGGTGCTCGCCGGGCAGGATCAGCTCGGAGACCAGGCCCCGGCGCTCAGCCTCGACCAGCCAGCGGGCCAGGCGCTCGATGCGCTGTTCAGGCGGCAGGTGCAGCAGCTGGGCGTAGTCGAGCCGGACTTCCAGACCGGCCGGGCTTTCGAACTCGCGGACGATGGGCTTGCCGAGCTGGGCGCTGCGCTTCCAGGCCATCAGGCGCAGCGGATCGCCCTGCCGATGCTCGCGCAGGCCGTGGACCTCCTCGCTGGGGCTGCGCTGCCGGCGTACGCCGCTGCTGGCGCCGTCGCCGGGCAAGGGCGGGGCCTGGTCTTCCAGTCGGGGGTACACCAGCACCTGCGCCTGCGGGTTCAGCCAGCTCCAGACCACAAAGAGGCCGAGCGGCCACCGCGTCGAAAGCTTGATGCGACCGATCGGGTGCAGCCCGCGGCGCGCGGTGGCATAGGGCAGATTCACGCTCACATGGCGCTCCGGCAGCGCTTCGAACACCCGCGCGCGGCCTTCGCGCTCGACGCACAGGCCGCGACGCGCGCGTCGCCCTTCGCCCTCGAAGCGAAGCCGCAGCTCGGCGGTCTCGCCGGCGTGCACGGGCGCGGCAGCGATCTCCACAAGACGCAGGCCCGACAGCCCAAGCCAGCCGCGCAGCAGAGCGGTGTGCACGCTGGAGGCCATCAGGAACACCAGCATCAGCGCCGGGTTGTTGTTGTAGTTGAGGGCGCCGGCGGCCATCACTGCCAGCAGGAGGCAGAAGAACAGGCCGAAGCGGCTGGGCAGCACATAGATGCGCCGGCGGTGGATCTCGATCGGCAGCGCTTCGGTCTCGCGCAGACGGGTCAGCGCCGGCAGCCGGCGCTCGGCCTGGGCCAGCGCGAAACGCCAGGTGCGGGCGGCCAGCGCGCGCATGCTCAGCGACTCAGGCTTCGACCGGCACCGAGGCCAGCAAACGCCGGGCGATCTCCTCGGCGCTCCCGCGGCCGGACTCGACCACCAGGCGATGTGCAGTGGCTTCGACGAAAAGCGCCTGCACGTCCTCGGGCAGCACGTGCGCGCGCCCGCCGAGCAGCGCATGGGCGCGAGCCGCACGCAGCAGGGCGAGGCCTGCGCGCGGCGACAGGCCCACGCGAAGGCCAACGAAGCTGCGGCTGGCCGCCAGCAGGCGCTGCACGTAATCGACCAGGGCCTCGGAGGCATGCACGGCGGCGACCGCGTCACGCAGAGCGAGCACGTCCTGCGCCGAGAGCTGGGGTGTGCAGCGCTGGATCAGCTCGCGGCGGTCGGCCCCGGCCAGCATGGCGCGCTCGTGTGCGGCTTCGGGGTAGCCCATCGACAGGCGCAGCAGGAAGCGGTCCAGCTGGGAGTCGGGCAGCGGAAAGGTGCCCGAGAGATCCACCGGGTTCTGCGTGGCGATCACGAAGAAGGGATGCGGCAGCGCATGGCAGGTGCCGTCGATGGTGACCTGCTGCTCGGCCATGGCCTCCAGCAGGGCGCTCTGCGTGCGCGGCGGCGCGCGGTTGATCTCGTCGGCCAGCAGAAGCTGGGTGAACACCGGCCCCGGATGGAAGCGGAAGCCGCGCTGCTCGGCCTCGTAGACCGAGACGCCGAGGATGTCCGAGGGCAGCAGGTCGGCGGTGAACTGCAGGCGCTGGAATTCGAGGCCCAGGGTGGCTGCCAGCGAGCGCGCGAGCGTGGTCTTGCCCAGCCCGGGCAGATCCTCCACGAGCAGATGGCCGCCAGCGAGCAGGCAGGCGAAGGCGAGTTCGATCTCACGCGGCTTGCCCAGCACCAGCCCGTTGACCTGGGCGAGCGCTGCGCCGAGGGCGCTGCGGCTTGCCTCGGGTAGGATCGCGGCCGTTCGGGCAGTGGCGGGCATGGGCAGGTCCTTGGAGCAGACGATCGAAATCGCGGAAGCGCGGGAGTGTAGACCCGCAGCAGTGAGCGCGGCATGCCTGTGAACGGCGTCACGTCGGCGTCCTCCGCGTGGCTGCCTCGCCTGTTCTGGGGCGCTTGGGTATTCCTTCTGGTCGGGCGGGCGCTGCTCGCGGCGCAGCTGCCGCTGTTCGGCGACGAGGCCTTCTATGCGTGGGAATCGCGGCACCCCGCCTGGGCCTACTCCGACCTGCCGGGCTTCACCGCCTGGGGCATCCTGGTGGGACGCGCCGCGCTTGAGTCCGAGCTCGGCATCCGCCTCACGAGCCTGCTGCTGGGCGCGCTGCTGCCGCTGCAGTTGATGCGTATCGCCGACGCTTCGGGGCTTGGCGCCTGGCGCTGGCAGGCGGGGCTGCTGGCTCTTCTGCTGCCCCTGCTGTCGATCAACGGACTCATGGCCCTGCCCGAGCCATCCCTGCTGATGGCGGCGATGCTGTGCCTGCATGCGCTGCTCCGGCTGCTGGACTTGGGCCCTGCAGCAAGCTGGTCGCGCGCGGTGCTGCCGCTCTGCGAGCTGCTGATCGGGCTGAGCCTGGGGGCCTTCACCCACTACCGCTTTCTGGCCGTCCTGGCGGCGGGTGGGCTGGCCTTGCTTTGCGTTCCGGCGGCGCGCCAGCTGCTGCGCCATCCGCGGCTGTGGGCGGTCGGCCTGCTCGGGCTGTGCGCCTGGCTGCCGCTGCTGCTGTTCGACGCCAGCGGCCAGCAGGCGGGATGGCGCTTCCAGTTTGTCGAGCGCC
This region includes:
- the epmB gene encoding EF-P beta-lysylation protein EpmB, translated to MISANPRSAQPAATEGSSGDWRRLWRDAITDPLELLHVLGLEALAERLPADAAGFPLRVPRGFVARMRHGDPHDPLLRQVLPLDLETLEVEGFGLDAVGDTAARSGRGVLQKYQGRALLVATGSCAVHCRYCFRRHYPYAEDSAAANAWQAALDTLEADPSVDEVILSGGDPLSLSTAKLRELSAQLLALPQVRRLRLHSRLPVVLPERVDTDLIDWLAALPLQKVMVIHANHGREFDASVARALSALRAAGLTVLNQAVLLRGINDTVEAQVDLAEASFAAGALPYYLHQLDRVAGAAHFEVPDTEALALEAALRGRLPGYLVPKLVRERAGANSKLPLVLTAET
- the efp gene encoding elongation factor P; this encodes MATYGLNDVKNGLKIILDSDPYVIVEAEFIKPGKGQAFTRIRVRNLKNGRTTEKTLKANETVEGADVVDTDMQYLYSDGEFWNFMQPDSFEQFSADATAMGDAAKWLKGEEMCVMTLWNGAPLSVAPPNFVELQIVETDPGVRGDTASGGGKPAKLETGAVVRVPLFIENGEFIRCDTRSGEYVSRVK
- a CDS encoding TRZ/ATZ family hydrolase, with protein sequence MERMREIDLLIEAGWVVPVEPHAVVLEQHAVAVDAGRIVELLPIPAARARYAARETVSRPRSVLIPGLVNVHVHNPMTLMRGLADDLPLMTWLNDHIWPVEGAVIGREFVGCGVELAVVEMLRGGTTTCNENYFFPDAAAATYRRMGFRACVGLPVIDFPTAWAASDDEYFDKALELHDALRGDALVNTAFVPHAPYTVKDASFERIRLLADQMGLVVHCHVHETAQEIEDSLKQYGQRPLARLQRLGLVNSQLLAIHMTQLTPAEIELCAAQGVSIGHCPESNLKLASGFCPIEALRRAGANIALGTDGCASNNDLDMFGEMRTAALLAKGVAMDAAALDAPSALRMATLGSARAMGMEDTIGSIEPGKAADLVLVDLDQPESQPFYNVISQLVYAGARQQVSDVWINGRARLRDRQLVDVDLEALMARVAEWRTRIAGIPRRH
- the ubiG gene encoding bifunctional 2-polyprenyl-6-hydroxyphenol methylase/3-demethylubiquinol 3-O-methyltransferase UbiG, whose translation is MNPPAVNQSSRRENVDPAELARFGQLAARWWDPNGEARPLHDLNPARLGYVAERVGLDGAEVLDVGCGGGLLSEALASRGASVTALDLSPEVLEAARLHLYESGLKVDYREQSVESLAEHCPARFDAITCMEMLEHVPDPASIVEACARLLKPGGRLFLSTLNRTPAAFGLAIVGAEYVMRLLPRGTHRYAQFIRPSELAGALRRASLELEDVSGLHYNPLTRSATVGGHTQVNYLACAVKPEAGRG
- the gph gene encoding phosphoglycolate phosphatase (PGP is an essential enzyme in the glycolate salvage pathway in higher organisms (photorespiration in plants). Phosphoglycolate results from the oxidase activity of RubisCO in the Calvin cycle when concentrations of carbon dioxide are low relative to oxygen. This enzyme is a member of the Haloacid Dehalogenase (HAD) superfamily of aspartate-nucleophile hydrolase enzymes (PF00702).), producing MLFDLDGTLVDSAADLLHAANVLRARRGLEALAMGRFRPFVSRGARAMLGASLPGFAPEDESTLAEFLNVYAAAVAAHSCLFPGVAALLDAIETRGLRWGIVTNKAEGLARPLCEALGLLPRCAVLIGGDSLPQRKPHPMPLLEACRRIDAAPAASLYLGDDPRDIEAAHAAGLRGIAVDWGYFDPAHPPAAWGAQRVISAPLHVLDEPLLRERAV
- a CDS encoding GTP cyclohydrolase I FolE2, whose translation is MPDIASEAKPAVAGVLDWVGMGQIEVPVSVANAEGQTVTSGARVTAFVNLKRPDVRGIHMSRLYLHVDKTLSNEALSPTSLRRLLKDFLESHAELSDRAFVRVEFEHLVRRRALKSDNSGWKSYPCVITGLMEHGQFQVELSVQIPYSSTCPCSAALARQLIQEQFQTDFPSGAGIDRDSVLAWLGTERGIRATPHSQRSTAEVRVRLLPSFANFPIIDVIDRVEGALKTPVQSAVKREDEQAFALLNGENLMFCEDAARRMQAALNADERIADFWVRASHYESLHPHNAVAVAVKGVPGGYASGLDWIARLSEHH
- a CDS encoding Slp family lipoprotein, which produces MSPRLRSLPIACAVLALSACASGPKPIRGEFSTLSPEQASQQGTPGASVRWGGSLISVEPEASRTCFTVLSRPLRSDGKPQLKREVTDGRFIACRSGFYDPALFAEGRDVTFTGRISGFEPRAIGGYSFNYPRLDAEVVYLWEEREERIDHRYAYPFRSPYWGPWWRPFW